Proteins encoded by one window of Cannabis sativa cultivar Pink pepper isolate KNU-18-1 chromosome 4, ASM2916894v1, whole genome shotgun sequence:
- the LOC115715329 gene encoding uncharacterized protein LOC115715329 codes for MECAWKGRANRCLGPARRRCGVCGAVAYCSASHQISHWSEHKEECERLKQHMKHIDSLNEFPFTFSSHATIEVCEKRETRCSLLRKWGIHQKGMWLYECQCGKSVTSFNCNSLMDYSWDLPDTMCPCNETVSSPPTKHFSDWKEYYEWRCIPLDSPVALLLHWPLTIYHAIQTVMGNQISDTNQKLQIHYLGPEKELLQLDVFAELHPLFPGLDVHIEFIGPEVPQCRDGKSFTLRKYPRCISADCICKSTEDVSWGEQTVSIKLRRGFYHDCYKDIVKDSFPHLIIAPNAGIAAYSSWLPTIELIKEINVPAVFSDYCEEACNLGAKYITNTTGRPLSFPIHLNPFRQPMVVEDSALFLPCYSNCFLFGM; via the exons ATGGAGTGCGCGTGGAAGGGACGCGCGAATCGATGCTTGGGTCCAGCCAGAAGACGATGCGGTGTCTGCGGAGCCGTTGCTTATTGCTCTGCCTCTCACCAA ATTTCGCATTGGAGCGAGCACaaagaagaatgtgaaagattAAAACAGCATATGAAGCACATCGATTCGTTGAATGAATTTCCTTTCACTTTTTCAAGTCATGCTACAATTGAG GTGTGCGAAAAGCGGGAAACAAGGTGTTCATTATTGAGAAAATGGGGCATTCATCAAAAGGGAATGTGGTTGTATGAATGCCAATGTGGGAAATCTGTTACATCTTTTAACTGCAACAG TTTGATGGATTATAGTTGGGATCTTCCAGATACCATGTGCCCATGTAACG AGACTGTTTCTTCTCCACCAACAAAACATTTTAGTGATTGGAAAGAGTACTATGAATGGAGGTGCATCCCATTAGATTCACCTGTTGCTTTGCTTCTTCATTGG CCTCTTACAATCTACCACGCAATCCAAACCGTTATGGGAAACCAAATTTCAGACACCAATCAAAAGTTACAGATACACTATCTTG GTCCAGAGAAAGAACTTCTACAACTTGATGTCTTTGCAGAGTTGCATCCACTTTTTCCTGGTTTGGATGTACACATAGAGTTTATTGGACCTGAAGTTCCACAATGTAG GGATGGTAAGAGTTTCACTCTTCGGAAATATCCACGTTGCATTAGCGCAGACTGCATTTGCAAATCAACTGAGGATGTTAGCTGGGGTGAACAGACAGTATCTATAAAACTTCGAAGAGGGTTTTATCACGATTGCTACAAAGATATAGTAAAG GATTCATTTCCTCATTTGATCATTGCTCCAAATGCTGGGATTGCTGCATATTCAAGTTGGTTACCAACAATT GAGCTAATAAAGGAGATAAATGTCCCAGCAGTTTTTTCCGACTACTGCGAAGAAGCCTGCAATCTCGGAGCTAAATACATAACCAACACAACCGGGAGACCCCTCTCGTTTCCG ATTCATTTAAATCCATTCCGGCAGCCAATGGTGGTTGAGGATAGCGCTTTGTTTCTTCCTTGTTATTCCAATTGCTTCCTCTTTGGAATGTGA
- the LOC115715330 gene encoding uncharacterized protein LOC115715330 isoform X2, whose amino-acid sequence MNRVRKCCVVITTLCVFLMLFTNSIVGEKSSSISDEECEVKPIKASLTQRITSLLFVSSSSLSSPTTTSSSSSWDKLKTLLKNLHTHFFPPNLEGGEEIRGVSSNSVGSNGENVKGAMGKSFEKGIETVEMSAKTAAKIAEETLKITKDKVKNTFSKDHNNNNNDQQSEL is encoded by the exons ATGAATAGAGTTAGAAAGTGTTGTGTTGTGATAACAACATTGTGTgtgtttttgatgttgtttaCAAACTCCATAGTTGGAGAAAAAAGTAGTAGTATAAGTGATGAAGAGTGTGAAGTGAAACCCATTAAAGCATCTTTAACACAAAGAATCACAAGTTTACTTTTTGTGTcttcatcatcattatcatcaccaacaacaacttcttcttcttcttcttgggaTAAGCTTAAAACACTTCTCAAAAATCTTCACACCCACTTCTTCCCTCCTAATCTTGA AGGTGGTGAAGAAATTAGAGGGGTTAGTAGTAATAGTGTTGGTAGTAATGGTGAGAATGTGAAAGGAGCTATGGGAAAAAGCTTTGAGAAAGGTATTGAAACTGTGGAAATGTCTGCAAAAACAGCTGCAAAAATTGCTGAAGAAACTCTCAAAATTACCAAAGACAAAGTCAAAAACACCTTCTCTAaagatcataataataataataatgatcaaCAATCTGAGCTTTGa
- the LOC115715330 gene encoding uncharacterized protein LOC115715330 isoform X1: MNRVRKCCVVITTLCVFLMLFTNSIVGEKSSSISDEECEVKPIKASLTQRITSLLFVSSSSLSSPTTTSSSSSWDKLKTLLKNLHTHFFPPNLDFRGGEEIRGVSSNSVGSNGENVKGAMGKSFEKGIETVEMSAKTAAKIAEETLKITKDKVKNTFSKDHNNNNNDQQSEL, translated from the exons ATGAATAGAGTTAGAAAGTGTTGTGTTGTGATAACAACATTGTGTgtgtttttgatgttgtttaCAAACTCCATAGTTGGAGAAAAAAGTAGTAGTATAAGTGATGAAGAGTGTGAAGTGAAACCCATTAAAGCATCTTTAACACAAAGAATCACAAGTTTACTTTTTGTGTcttcatcatcattatcatcaccaacaacaacttcttcttcttcttcttgggaTAAGCTTAAAACACTTCTCAAAAATCTTCACACCCACTTCTTCCCTCCTAATCTTGA TTTCAGAGGTGGTGAAGAAATTAGAGGGGTTAGTAGTAATAGTGTTGGTAGTAATGGTGAGAATGTGAAAGGAGCTATGGGAAAAAGCTTTGAGAAAGGTATTGAAACTGTGGAAATGTCTGCAAAAACAGCTGCAAAAATTGCTGAAGAAACTCTCAAAATTACCAAAGACAAAGTCAAAAACACCTTCTCTAaagatcataataataataataatgatcaaCAATCTGAGCTTTGa